A region from the Benincasa hispida cultivar B227 chromosome 8, ASM972705v1, whole genome shotgun sequence genome encodes:
- the LOC120083727 gene encoding uncharacterized protein LOC120083727, translating to MAGKEVREYTNLSDPKDKKWGKGKDKIDDEDITFQRMVAKMQEVAGERGGYLHGRGALDSDDLLYLKEQMEAEEDAERLLRRTEKRAFAAFKKAASLADSAPASVPLALRVEPKPKSGIRQQDLLKRVVEVKPKRPRVSNQADLSNPKHDIDDEKVKESPSVKTNKTEGETEAENPVKSLLGLAYASSDDEDE from the exons ATGGCTGGGAAAGAAGTTCGCGAATACACCAATCTCTCTGACCCAAAAG ACAAGAAGTGGGGTAAAGGGAAGGATAAGATAGACGATGAAGATATTACGTTTCAACGAATGGTTGCGAAG ATGCAAGAGGTTGCAGGAGAACGTGGAGGTTACCTTCATGGACGAGGCG CCCTGGACAGTGATGATTTGCTCTATCTTAAGGAGCAGATGGAAGCAGAAGAGGATGCAGAGCGCCTCCTTAGACGCACTGAGAAACGAGCCTTTGCAGCATTCAAG AAAGCTGCTAGTTTGGCTGATTCTGCACCTGCATCCGTTCCCTTGGCGCTTCGTGTTGAGCCAAAGCCAAAAAGTGGAATCAG ACAGCAAGATCTATTGAAAAGAGTAGTGGAAGTTAAACCCAAAAGGCCCAGAGTTTCAAATCAAGCAGATTTATCAAATCCCAAGCATGACATTGACGATGAAAAGGTGAAAGAGAGTCCCTCagtgaaaacaaacaaaactgaAGGCGAGACGGAAGCTGAAAATCCTGTGAAGAGTTTACTAGGTTTGGCATATGCTAGTTCTGATGATGAGGACGAATGA